The Mycolicibacterium insubricum DNA segment CGAGACCATCGCCGTCGACCGGTACGACAACGCGCCGGCCCAGCAGCTGGCCCACCACGCCCGAACCATCTCGATGACCGACCCCGACCAGCTCAGGGCGCTGATCGAGGCGCAGCGCCCCGACATCGTCATGCCGGAGATCGAGGCGATCGCCACCGGGGTACTCCAGGAGCTGGAGGACGCCGGCGCGGTGCGGGTGATCCCGACGGCCCGGGCGGCCCGGCTGACCATGGACCGCGAGGGCATCCGCCGGCTGGCGGCCGAGGAACTCGGGGTGCCCACCAGCCCGTACAGATTCTGCGATTCGCTAGCCGAACTGCAGGAGGCCGCCGACGCGATCGGTTACCCGTGCGTGGTCAAGCCGACGATGAGCAGTTCGGGTAAGGGCCAGAGCTATCTGCACGGTTCCGACGACGTGGCCAAGGCCTGGGAATACGCCATGGCCGGCGGCCGGGTCACCCAGAACCGGGTCATCGTCGAGGGTTTCGTCGACTTCGACTACGAGATCACGTTGCTGACCGTTCGCGCGCGCGGCGCCGACGGGCAGATCGAGACCCGGTTCTGCGAACCAATCGGGCATCGTCAGGTCGCCGGCGACTACGTGGAGAGCTGGCAGCCGCACCCGATGCCGGCCGCCGCGCTGCGCAACGCGCAGCAGGTGGCCCGGACGGTCACCGACAACCTCGGCGGACAGGGGGTTTTCGGGGTGGAGCTGTTCGTCAAGGGTGACGACGTGTGGTTCTCCGAGGTGAGCCCGCGGCCGCACGACACCGGTATGGTCACCATGATCACGCAGTGGCAGAACGAGTTCGAGCTGCACGCCCGCGCCATTCTGGGCCTGCCGG contains these protein-coding regions:
- the purT gene encoding formate-dependent phosphoribosylglycinamide formyltransferase translates to MITIGTPLSPNATKVMLLGSGELGREVVIALQRLGAETIAVDRYDNAPAQQLAHHARTISMTDPDQLRALIEAQRPDIVMPEIEAIATGVLQELEDAGAVRVIPTARAARLTMDREGIRRLAAEELGVPTSPYRFCDSLAELQEAADAIGYPCVVKPTMSSSGKGQSYLHGSDDVAKAWEYAMAGGRVTQNRVIVEGFVDFDYEITLLTVRARGADGQIETRFCEPIGHRQVAGDYVESWQPHPMPAAALRNAQQVARTVTDNLGGQGVFGVELFVKGDDVWFSEVSPRPHDTGMVTMITQWQNEFELHARAILGLPVDPSLKSPGASAVIYGGVDAAGIVFDGVDEALQIPRTDVRIFNKPESFVNRRMGVALARDEDIAVARANAAEAATRVKPRAL